The genomic region GCCTTGCATCCTACGGCTTAGCTTGCTGCCTTCCTCCGCCTTTCTccgccttccctcctcctacAGTCACCCGGTGGCGCCGTCTGGGGATCCAGCGAATTGCTCGCGCCTCAGCTCCAGCGCGGAACCACTGCCGCGTAGTCGCCTCCCggcttctccttccccccttcACTCGATTCGCTTCTCACTTGACTCGCCCTGCGTTTGCTGCTCTGCGCACGTCCCAGCACGCCCTGCTCACCCCGCTCACCTCGCTCACGCCAGTCtccaacccaacccctcgACACAAGCGCATCAGATCGCGCTGTGGTCCGAGCTCATACTTGGCTGGGCAAAGCACGACCGCGTGTTTAGCGTCAATGTTGATTCCCCCGAGCCAGGAGAGGTGTTCTCTAATGCCAAGATTCAGCGTGAGTGCCTGCTGAGCTCTGCCATGTGTTAACCCCAGGCCGCCTTCTCCCGCCTGCATTGCGGCAGGTCCTAGCGCACATGGCTGAACAAGGTGAGTGTGAGTTGAATGCAACGCGCTTCGTGTCCCGCCACATCTTGGCCTGCGCCGTTTCACAGAGCCGTGCTGGCGCTCCAGTGGCATACAAGCCTACAAACCTGCACTCTCTGGCGgaacctcctccacccatACGTCCCACTTTTCTCCACGCCCCCACACAATACTCGCTTTGCGCTCGGACTCACATCAGGAACCGTCGTAGCCGAGACCAAGGGCGGGTCCACGTACCTGCTTTACTGGCGCAAGCCTGAAGAATGGGGTCAGGTTATCCACGACTGGGTAGGTTTCTCCGGCGATCCCAGGTCCGGTTCGACCGGCACCGACCGTAATTCAACCATCCAATGCATGCTCACACACAGGTAACGGACAGTGGCCAGACAGGGTCCATCATGACCTTCTATGAGATCACGGACGGCGACCTCTCTTACTCGACAGGTAGCTGCGTACGTGGTCCCGCTGACGTTCAGAGTTTATCGGATTGCCGGCATCACTGCTGCGACGTAGCCTCGAGACACTggtcaagaagggcaaggcgcAGTTGATTCGCAGTGGCGACGGGGAGGGTGATGGCGTGAGGTTCCTTTAGCACTGCAGAACCCGGGGTATTGTAATGGTTCGGATTGACGGACCTG from Cutaneotrichosporon cavernicola HIS019 DNA, chromosome: 2 harbors:
- a CDS encoding uncharacterized protein (ESCRT-II complex subunit) encodes the protein MTEPLRSSTTKSGYVLPAIWSFPPFFTLQPNPSTQAHQIALWSELILGWAKHDRVFSVNVDSPEPGEVFSNAKIQRRLLPPALRQVLAHMAEQGTVVAETKGGSTYLLYWRKPEEWGQVIHDWVTDSGQTGSIMTFYEITDGDLSYSTEFIGLPASLLRRSLETLVKKGKAQLIRSGDGEGDGVRFL